The following proteins come from a genomic window of Diorhabda carinulata isolate Delta chromosome X, icDioCari1.1, whole genome shotgun sequence:
- the LOC130902042 gene encoding facilitated trehalose transporter Tret1-like, with product MTLHENIVFIPKENINIDNDRKKKSSSSLLILYLSAFTADLLIIPIGSFMVWPSTVIPKLMSNNTNINPLGRPITSLETSIIVSLPYFSTILGLVIASKPSDIIGRRKTLLYFAIIMWISIIAIAFSNNMYMYYVSFFVYGITNACLGLLVVIYNVEIAGDKHRALLSSISTLGLPIGQLFGFVFGAIIDSIKIFTVIISVPILIHFLLYSFMVESPVYLIDKNKKNLAINVLKKLRSYYDVVDIENEYEVINESVETNKERSIKLIDCFKSFTTKKALFLSFLIISTREMTGNKVVLAYTGLIFNEAGTIFSGNEVGIIIGFVNVAAIFLLILLINRFGRKTFLLTSSLFCSFSTMGIGFYFFLKEINSPLVYSIRWLPIISVIIFIVFYAIGLGGVLPGYVAELFSNESRITAASTALILGALFSSSLDFGFPLITESFGVSVSFFVYSVSTFLGFVLMYFCLPETRGKTLKEIQVILQGSYFHFS from the coding sequence CCGATTTACTGATAATTCCGATCGGATCTTTCATGGTTTGGCCATCAACGGTAATCCCGAAGCTTATGTCGAATAATACGAATATTAATCCACTTGGAAGACCAATTACTAGCTTAGAAACGTCTATAATTGTATCTTTAccttatttttcaacaattcttgGATTGGTAATAGCATCGAAACCATCAGATATTATTGGTCGAAGAAAAACGTTGCTTTATTTTGCGATTATTATGTGGATTAGTATCATCGCAATTGCTTTTTCTAACAATATGTATATGTATTacgttagtttttttgtttacgGTATAACAAACGCTTGTTTAGGTTTATTAGTTGTTATTTATAATGTAGAAATAGCTGGAGATAAACATAGAGCATTATTGAGCTCTATTAGTACTCTAGGATTACCGATTGGACAactttttggttttgtttttgGAGCCATAATAGATAGTATCAAAATATTCACTGTTATCATCTCCGTAcctatattaatacattttttattatatagttttatgGTAGAATCCCCCGTTTATTtaatagataaaaacaaaaaaaatctcgctataaatgttttaaaaaaattgagaagttATTATGATGTAGTAGATATCGAAAACGAATATGAAGTTATTAATGAATCTGTTGAAACTAATAAAGAACGAAGTATTAAATTAATCGATTGCTTCAAAAGCTTCACAACAAAGAAAGCTCTTTTTCtgagttttttgataattagtACACGAGAAATGACAGGTAATAAAGTAGTATTAGCTTACACCGGTTTGATATTCAACGAAGCTGGTACAATATTTTCTGGAAACGAAGTTGGAATTATAATTGGTTTCGTAAATGTGGCagctatatttttattaattcttctaATCAACAGATTTGGTAGAAAAACTTTTCTATTAACATCtagtttattttgttcgttttcTACAATGGGTATTGGTTTCTACTTCTTTCTTAAAGAAATAAACTCGCCTTTGGTTTATTCCATTCGTTGGTTACCAATTATTTccgttattattttcattgtattttacgCTATCGGTTTAGGGGGTGTTCTTCCAGGGTACGTAGCAGAATTATTTTCCAACGAATCAAGAATAACAGCAGCTTCTACAGCTTTAATACTTGGAGCTCTATTTTCGTCTAGCTTGGATTTTGGATTTCCATTAATAACAGAATCTTTCGGAGTATCCGTTAGCTTTTTTGTTTATAGCGTTTCGACATTTCTTGgttttgttttaatgtatttctGTTTACCAGAAACGAGAGGTAAAACATTGAAAGAAATACAAGTCATACTTCAGGgaagttattttcatttttcttaa